Within Spinacia oleracea cultivar Varoflay chromosome 4, BTI_SOV_V1, whole genome shotgun sequence, the genomic segment CTTTTCATCTCATTTCATTGTTCCCTGTTGTCTTTGCTAGTTCCATTCTATTTCCACCCTTCATGCTAACGTTTTTCAAAAATGTAACATTTCATCGTAGACTTTGTTAGCTCACTCTGCTAAATTTTTTGTCACCCATTGATCATAGGAAATCATCAAACCTAGTGTCTGTTAATAAATTGTGACATACAAATTACAGTCAATCTACATTTTCCTCATCACTCACAAGGTTTGTTCACCTGCTAAAGATCTGTAGATAGATGAGAGATTATGCACCAAGTAGGGTGGTCAGagtataaattcatatgattttTCCACTAATGTGCATAACAGCTGGCATATTGGGAATTTGAGCTTTACAGAGTGGGGTTAGATAGTTCACACTTATTGATGACCTTGGTATGATACTGTATTTGTTGCTTGCTTTTTATTCTTCGTTATCTTGgcctttatattatttttctttcaggCCTGCCTCTTGCCCTCTTGTGTAGACCTGTTTAACACAAAACACAATACCTGCTGGATGGCACTATAATTGACTGTGATTTGCCTATCTGATTTCCCCTCTTGCTTATGTCTTTGATTCTTTTGTTTACTAATGTTTTACCCGTTTTGCATTGATCATAGGTACGAGGGCTGGAGAAAAGGAAGGAGGCTGCTAATGGAGAAGCCAAACGTGCTCTTGATGACTATGAGTTATCTTTAAATCAGACTGCAGAGAAGGGCCTGAAAAATGGAACTCCAAGTGGTAGACGAGTTTTTGGTGTAACCAAAAAGGTTGAAGAGGCTAATATAAAACACAGACCAGATGTTGACAATTATGGAAGCGATAACGAAGATACTATTGAAGAGAAGGATGATATTCACATGGAATGTGCGAAAGGTAATCACATGGAAAAGGATGTGGACATTGATTTGGATGTACTCCGTGAAGATTTGGAGACTGGTGATGATTCAGCTTTCAAAGTAATTGGATTCTTCTTGCCTTTTTCTTTATGTTGAGGTTATTATCTCAATAAATGTGTGATTAATACTGCTGTGCCTTGCAGAGTGTTATTGATGTAGCTGAAGACTCTGGGCCAAGAACAAGTCGTGATGTTTCTGTTTTCACATCTGGTTCTTGGAAACAGGTTAGAGCTATTCTATGTGTAGGTTATTCTTGTCTGTTGGATAGGGACAATTACATTGTTATGTGCAGATTTGTAGATATCAATCTGTTAAGCAAAGGCTTTATGGACGTTATGCGTACAGTCCTCCTATTTTCCTCGCATAAATACATTCTACCATCTGTTTTTACATTCTTCCTTACGGACACTATATCTTCTCTTGTTTCATTTTTTCAGTTGTTTCTTTTTCTCCAATTAGGCGCGTGAAACAACAAAATAATTACCTTTCTTCCTTTGCTCCTTTTTGTCTCCTTGTTAACCTTGTAAACTAGCATTTTgacccgtgcaatgcacgagagcattttgtaaagttttataagaatttaaATAGTTATATTGCTCGACATACAATAACTTAgatattataaaatttaaaattatttatatGCATTCGTAAATTTTTGCTTAATGTAagttataaatatataaataaatagaaCCACATTATGTATGTGTTAAGGTTATTACTAAGTTAATCTAACAACATTTAGTGATAACTGAGAACAATCGATCGAAGGTGATGATAATGTAACATATAATCTTACGTCAATAGAAAAACAAAcggttattaaaataatcataataaattgacgaaaattgatatttagccataaaaaaaaaagtagatatataaattaaaacacacattacATTTGAAAATGTGTGATTATATATAGTTGATTGTGCAAGTGATGTAACGAAAAATGGTTGTTAGTCAATTTATTTATGAGGAGTGCATTGAAGATGAGAGGTTGAGGAGTCATCCTGACAAATGTTTAGCTTCTTATACCTTCTTTTTAGTAAGAACTAATGTTTATTAATGTTATAGCTATgaaatattaataacaatttaaCTTAGCTCATTAagttatgattatttatttgtatgaatgtctttttagtttttttttagtttctttttttttggagggGAAGTCTTTTGAGTTTTCCCTCTTTAAACACAAGGACATGTACATTAATAAGGATGTCTTTTGATTTTTgtctattttaatttttttcctaAACGAAAAGATTGATAATGTGAAGACACATGTCACATTACAACATATGGTTACATGTCACATTCTAACTTAtggtttcagtttttaaatactaggtatagatttgtAATGGTGTTCTTCAGTCTTTGagtcctttttaaaaaaaataattaaatactgATGAACGGAAGTAATTTTACTCCGTATTACCTTAGATGGCATGAGGTAGGTCATGGGAATCTTGTGAGCAGATGGAGACATTGAACACCCCTTTTTAAGTTTCTTATGTGCACAGGAACGGAGTACTGGAATGTTGAAAATTTCATATTTAACTCCGGCGGTTTTGTATGCAGATGAAGAATGATGGATGTAAAGGGGGTTCTACTCATGATGCCAATGTCAAGAGTAAGCCAGAGGTTGCAAAACCTTCTCCAAGCAGTGATAGTGGAGAGGTATACCGTATACCATTAaatgattgaatttatttaagggttttttttttactttcccTTACTGTATGTGTATCTGTTTTTCAAAATACTAGGGAGAGGATGACAGCGATACAGATAGTGGTGGCCATATGATAGATGGGATGTTGTCTTCAGGGGCGAGGCAAACTTATGAATTACCTACAAATGAAGAGCTAATAAAGCGTGCATTTGCGGGGGATGATGTGGAGGAAGAATTCGAAAAAATCAAAGAGGATGTTTTAAATGAAGAGAATCCTGAGCCAGAGAAGCCTCTTTTGCTTCCTGGATGGGGTCAATGGACTGATGTCCAGAAGAAGAGGGGTTTGCCTTCATGGATGCTGAAAGATCATGCAAATGCTAAGCAAAAGAGGGAAGAAGCTTTGAAAAAAAGGAAGGATGCACGTCTTAAACACGTAATCATCTCTGAGAAAATTGATAAGAAGGTCAGTTTTTTAATCTTTGACAAATATCATTTGCCTCTTTTAGTGTTAAAATTTACATGGTGGGTAAAATCACTGGATGCAGGTCAAGTGGTTAACTGACAAGGTTGTGTACAATTAATTAAGTACCATATTGTCTGATTTAGAAAAATTAGGAGTAGAATACTCTCCCTCCATTCCAAACCTTCTATTCACCTAGTTATCTTATATTCTTATCTATCTATTactttatactaaaagagacaccaggaatgacacatgtcaattcctggtgcaaaattttccctccaaaaataaatttcctaattttttttttacattatttatattttaattttatatcATTTTTTATTTAACCATTTATGTATAGAAAAAAGAATATATGTTTATGGAGATAATAGATGTTACATAATAATTAGTTATTTTTGGcaaaatattttagtcaaatcaatatattaataatgaaaaatatatttacttaatattttggtcaaattagcatattagtATATCGAATATTTTGGCCTAATTAGCATATATACCaagcatataaaatatgcaATGTGTAATAGGACTGAAATTGTAAgatggttaaatgattaatgttcaagttttattaattatgcaataaCTTATGGGAGAGaaatatttcattcaaataTATTAGAAAAAAAATGGCTAATTGATTTTAGAAAAACCGTGCGTGCGCGGGACCTATTCTAGTTCCATAtatatttgtttgtttgttataAATGTTTGCCTAATTCATTCAGTTTTACTACTCTCTCATGTACTGTATCATGCTTTTCTGAGTATCCTTGTAGAATTGTAGTCTAGTCTATCAGCTTCAGTTTTGGAATGACATCGTCATGAGATCATCTTGCTTACAAGTTGTGATTGTTTGTTTCCACAACCTTTCTGATGCTTTGATTGTGGATTAACCTTGCAATAATGCTGTCATTTGTGTTTATGGTATTGGCAGGGGGAGAAACTGTATGCAAAGACACTGCCTTATCCTTTTTCATCGAAAGATGTTTTTGAACAAAGCATTCGTATGCCTATTGGGCCTGAATTCAACCCAACAACCGCTGCTGGGGCTCTTACCAGGCCAGAAGTGAGTTcacccccctctctctctctccctctctctcaaCTGTGGttattttctcaaaaaaaaagtgTAGCCATATGATGATTTAGGCTCAGGtgacttttttcttttttctgacATCGAATATGTTCATTCAGGTTGTTAAGAAATCGGGCATGATCATTGATCCAATCAAATTTGAAGAAGTAGACCCACACGAAAAAGTAGATGAACAGAAGCAAGGTGGACGGAAACAGAGAACAAATAGTAAAAGTTCTGGCAAAAAATCAAGGCATAGTAACAAAAAATAAGTGAAGAGTGCTGATGTTTTCCATAACTTGTGTATTTTAATTAAGCGCCCAATTTTGTAGTTTTATTAGGCATTTGCAAAATGGTTTTGTTGTAACAAGCGTACCCATTTTAGTCAGACTACAGATATCGGTCCTGCTTGGCAAAAGACTGAccatgaatttgatgtaattttttaCTGTTTGGTAGCAATAAAGCTCCTGGAAAATTTTGATCTTCAGAATATGCAAACTTCACTACTCTTTTAGCTTTCTGTAACCTGCTTTATTACTATTTGGTTGCATAATTTGACATGCTAATATGCTATCTTAAGTTCAATTATCGCCGCAAAATCCAATTATTAGCAATCCGTAAACGAATATTTATTCATATAAACATGAAATATACACGAATAAAGAGAATATGTTCCAAAGAggcaaaaaaaatcaagtgtaaCAATTTCGCCATCAATGGCTCTTTATTCTTCCCTTAATTCTTCCAATGCACTTGTTCAATGCTCCCGCCAAAATTCCAACATTCAATCATCTTTTCTTGTGCGCCCCTTCTCTTTTCCTGTGCGGTCACCACCGAATAcagtctctctcctcatttCTCACTCTTCGAGCGCACCCACCTCAGAAATATGTTTACCTGATCCTATTCCAGAATTTGCAGAAGCTGTAATGACAATAAttgaatttttcttatttaaaaCTAAGTTCTGTAATAATTCTGGCACTTTTTAATTttctgtttcattttttttttctggggATTTGCAGGAAACGCAGAAGTTCAAGATTGAGTTAAAAACAACATTGTTGAAAGATGAAGATGCATTAGGGGATGAGCTTGACCGGGTTGTTGATGTTTGTGCCAAGGTGATTACAGCTCGAAAACTCTCCTTATAGTGTTGTTTGTTGTGTCTTTCTCTTACATGCTTATGTGCTCTTAAGGTGTTTGATGAATTGCCTGACTGAACTATTTTGTGTAAATTTGTGGTGTATTGAAAATCTGACTAAATTGCTTGTAGTTACAGGAAGTTGTTTTGGTTGTTCTGATGTTGGAGTCTGTGTTAGTTGGTAGTTGGGTTAGTtgaagggtagttgctaaagtggttagttttctggtTTGGCGGAAAATTCTGTTAGCTTTAGGTTCGTTATATAAAGAAAGGAAAAGGGTCCTATTtccttcctctttttttttccatttaagaGCTTTGCCCTCTTTGGTTCAATTCTTAACTGTTATCTTGAATTTAGAAGAACTAAGTTGATGTGTTGGGGTTGTTCACATTCATATGATATGCTATCTAGTGAGCTGCTTGGAACTCTTAGGAAATCTTCCAAAAGGATATGCTTCCCTTATGAAACTGGGATAAACCTTATGCAAGATGAGTTAGATCCCAACTACTGCTTTCTTCACCTTCTAATTGTATTTTTAAGGGGGAAGTCCCATCACAGTAGCTTGCTACTGGGGTCTTCAAGCGTCGTCCATGCGTTGCACTACTGCACGAGCCTGTCGCACCCCACTAATGCCTAGTTAAAATTATGGATTGTTAGCGGAATTGCATACTGTGCATAAATTACGGATTGTTATACTTGATTTAAGCATATTCTGTGCATATCACTATGCGAGGATTGTTATACTTAATTTAAGCATATTCTATACGGTGTTTGCACCATGATTGACATATTTCTCTTTAATTTACAATTATTAAGTACATTTCCATAACTTAACTAGGCTGCACTTTGTAATTTCACAAGTACATTATAGTGATCTGATTACCTTGGAACAGTTCAGCAAGATTGTAGGTGTTTTAGATTTTGTACTCCATCCTTTGGTCTTTAAATGTAGTGATCCTTCTGATTATGTTCGTAACAGAGACAATATGTGTACCAAGTTAGTACTAACCAACTCATCTAAGCCTAACATCAACGTATTTTGAGATTGCAATTGAAATAAATTTAGGTGGTGAGACCCAAGAGCTCAACTCAAGATTcgttatttttgttgttttcaTGTTCTTTTACTGTTGTAGTTATGATATGCTGGTGGTTGATGCAAATATTCTGTAATTTGTAAGTTCAGATTTTGCTAGCAAAATCCGTTCAAAATAGTAAAAAAACACCTACAATCTGTGAGCACTCAACGCCCACCTTTCAAATCCTCTGGTTACTTCATTGGCTTTGGTTACTTAGAATAGACATGGGTTCCCCAAGAAAATCCATcttgaaatactccaatgtCAATTAACTTGGTCATCTGGTGTACTGTGTCCAAGAATCTTTAAATACTCACTGTCAAATAACTTGCTTTTCGGTATACAAAGTGTCCAAGAGTAACTTATTTTTAAGTTGTAGAGTTTTTCTTTCAATTATTAATGGAAGCTCCTGTACAGGAACTCCCTCCAAAAATAAACGTATGCCACTATATGCAGCGAGCACACGGTATTCTTTAGTAAAAGGCGAAAGAATAGTTCGCTTTGTGCTCACTGCATGGCTGCGTGAGGTTGTAATGTGCTCCCTTAGTTATTTATATTACATTCTAGCCTGGACAACATTTTCTTGACCGATATGAGATTCCTCTCTCCTTCACCTCTAATCTATTCTTGGTAGGAGTTATTTTCAGCACGAGACTACAACACATAAACTCCTCAAACCTAGTGGGGTCTTCATTCTTGATATGTTTAGCCTAGTGGTAAAGGTTTGGCCTCATAATCTCAAGGTTATGGGGATCAAATCCCACTATGAGGTGAAGATTCCCCCCTATAATCCCCCCTCACTTCCAATAAGTCTGACCATGCTGGGATTTGTTTGAGCCAATATTAAAAGATTGTTACTAACGACGACAATTTAATACTCCCCcgttttttaatatatttttttattagtcTATTTTAGAATATCTCTTGATTCGTCCGGCATTTTATCTCATTATACCCTTATAAATATACAATAGTCCACTTGTTTATTCCCAAGTAAACATTTATCCCTATTAAAacccctttattatttttatctcTTATTCACATGGGTTAGATTTATATGACAAGTTTTCTTATATTGGATTGCCTTAGATCCAAAATGGACTAACGTTAAAAAACGGAGAGGgtattatttttcataataataCAATAAACACgtcaaaataaattagattCAAGTTGTTGACTTTTTTAGGGCATAGTTCAATGGTTCACAAAAAATTTAGGCCCCTGTTCTTTTGAGC encodes:
- the LOC110801002 gene encoding protein PLASTID REDOX INSENSITIVE 2, chloroplastic, whose amino-acid sequence is MALYSSLNSSNALVQCSRQNSNIQSSFLVRPFSFPVRSPPNTVSLLISHSSSAPTSEICLPDPIPEFAEAETQKFKIELKTTLLKDEDALGDELDRVVDVCAKVEYFSWQILTDWTRAARTQAPTITNYDVHSSSWEDVRQAPLQSAMGATYLGHEPC